In Xylocopa sonorina isolate GNS202 chromosome 3, iyXylSono1_principal, whole genome shotgun sequence, one genomic interval encodes:
- the LOC143422367 gene encoding nose resistant to fluoxetine protein 6-like yields the protein MTEALPAYAMSGFTEYLNLTGCRKEMEEFRQAVDRRTLWALRMLDASGLLPYGFTNGQNYWLGDRIGCKMLSDKMVIRYSEDRKKNNSLYRNPKEEFPPFELNFFSSSIRHDSVLQYNLQMEWENIVVLGLCLPATCTKNEVATMLNKMLDNGTLFADELYSMKLKLQSVSDLKVDDKWLQDSKITVALFILFSLMALIIVSTLYDVMVSQSRSQETECSSDRKENANGSEARVQVQNENDDKKIESSKRKPDNGLREYFVCFSLYTNIPKICTMNKNPKRVQMFDGIRTLSVLGVDLIHIFLFTFMFSGLVFPLPVVFYGPIMVDTFFFMGGFFLMRYFQSQMAQQKEALSLAAKFKMFLSAFYHRYIRIAPAYFVLLLVAMTFFSWQKQFSLFNEFEITGELCAKYWWRNVLFINNLFEWEDMCMKWTWYLANDMQFFLFTMCLLLLSITHRRVALCLAAISIVGSLLGIVCTAYYFNYTAMIGEFHDLERHVYTFPWLRISPYLLGVGACMLLEKWNYKLNLSKKVVVAIWILALITQLWAVHGMIIEPISKGYTIFYSATCRTFWALSIGWVVIACITHNAGFIEKILSWEIWYPLNTLAYTAYLVNPVVIVGLYHTFSYPSYMDISIFVMFIGTAILTYVSALVLTATVEMPFTGVLRVYEKRKAANQCT from the exons ATGACAGAGGCACTTCCTGCGTACGCGATGTCTGGTTTTACGGAGTACTTGAACCTCACCGGATGTCGAAAGGAGATGGAAGAGTTCCGCCAGGCAGTGGATCGTCGAACACTCTGGGCTCTGAGAA TGTTGGATGCCAGTGGACTGCTGCCATACGGATTCACCAATGGGCAGAATTATTGGCTGGGGGATCGCATAGGATGCAAGATGCTGTCAGATAAGATGGTAATAAGGTACTCGGAGGACCGCAAGAAGAATAATTCGTTATACAGAAACCCGAAAGAGGAGTTTCCGCCGTTCGAGTTGAATTTCTTCTCCAGCAGCATCCGACACGATAGTGTCCTCCAATATAACTTACAGATGGAGTGGGAA AATATAGTAGTGCTTGGACTTTGCTTACCAGCTACGTGCACTAAGAATGAAGTAGCCACGATGTTGAACAAAATGCTAGACAATGGGACTCTGTTCGCTGATGAGCTTTATTCAATGAAACTCAAGTTGCAAAGTGTTTCTGACTTGAAGGTCGACGATAAATGGCTTCAAGACAGTAAGATAACCGTGGCACT ATTTATTTTGTTTTCGTTAATGGCGCTAATAATAGTTAGCACGTTGTACGATGTTATGGTCTCTCAATCACGTTCACAGGAGACGGAATGTTCGTCTGATCGTAAAGAAAATGCAAATG GGTCAGAGGCTCGCGTGCAAGTACAAAATGAAAACGATGATAAGAAAATAGAATCTTCGAAGAGGAAACCGGATAACGGTTTGAGAGAGTATTTCGTCTGCTTCTCTTTATATACAAACATACCGAAAATATGTACAATGAATAAAAACCCTAAACGTGTGCAGATGTTTGACGGGATAAGGACCCTGTCAGTGTTAGGGGTCGATTTAATTCACATCTTTTTATTCACATTCATGTTTAGTG GGCTTGTCTTCCCTCTACCAGTAGTATTCTATGGTCCGATCATGGTGGACACATTTTTCTTTATGGGTGGCTTTTTTTTGATGCGTTATTTTCAATCGCAGATGGCGCAACAGAAGGAGGCACTAAGCCTGGCAGCAAAGTTTAAAATGTTTCTCAGTGCTTTCTACCACCGATACATCAG GATCGCACCAGCATACTTCGTGTTGCTCCTCGTGGCGATGACCTTCTTCTCCTGGCAAAAACAATTTTCGTTGTTCAACGAGTTCGAGATAACAGGCGAACTGTGTGCGAAATATTGGTGGAGAAATGTTTTGTTCATCAACAATTTATTTGAATGGGAGGATATG TGTATGAAGTGGACCTGGTACCTGGCTAACGATATGCAGTTCTTCCTGTTTACTATGTGCCTCCTGTTGTTGTCGATCAC GCATCGTCGCGTTGCTTTGTGCCTTGCCGCCATATCTATAGTTGGATCGTTACTTGGGATCGTATGTACAGCATACTATTTTAATTACACTGCTAT GATCGGCGAATTCCATGATTTGGAGAGGCATGTATACACGTTCCCGTGGCTTAGAATATCGCCATATTTGTTAGGAGTGGGCGCATGCATGCTTCTTGAGAAATGGAACTACAAACTGAATTTGTCAAAA AAAGTCGTAGTTGCAATTTGGATCCTAGCACTTATTACGCAATTATGGGCCGTACATGGAATGATCATTGAACCTATATCTAAAGGTTACACCATTTTCTATTCAGCTACATGCAGAACGTTCTGGGCCCTTAGCATCGGTTGGGTCGTAATCGCATGTATCACACATAACGCTG GTTTCATTGAGAAAATCTTATCGTGGGAAATATGGTATCCCCTCAATACATTGGCGTACACCGCTTACCTCGTAAATCCTGTTGTAATAGTAGGACTCTACCATACTTTTAGCTACCCGTCCTACATGGATATTTCAATT TTTGTCATGTTCATTGGAACAGCGATTCTCACTTATGTTTCTGCTCTTGTACTCACGGCTACAGTAGAAATGCCATTCACTGGAGTGCTGCGAGTTTACGAGAAGAGAAAAGCTGCTAACCAGTGTACATAA